The Desulfuromonas sp. TF nucleotide sequence GGGAGGAGAGCCGCTGGCTCCTCCCGGCCGAGCTCGTCGCCTGGCCCCTGCACGGGGCGCACAAGAAGGCTGTTAAGCATCTGTAGGGGCGCTGCTTGCCGCGCCCCCCCGGGGCGGAGCAAGCGCCGCCCCTACAAAATTCACCCGGAGATCCCATGCCTGTTCCCATCCTTACCACCACCGCCGAAATTGAAGAGCTCGCTGACGATCTCGGCCGGGAGACGGTGATTGCCGTCGACCTCGAAGCCGACTCCATGCACTGCTATAAGGAAAAAGTCTGCCTGCTGCAGTTTTCCACCCCGGAGCGCACCGTACTGGTCGACCCCTTGGCCGTTGGGAACCTCTCGTCACTGGCGCCCGTTCTCGCCGACCCCAAGGTGCGCAAGATCTTCCATGCCGCCGATTACGATATCCGCTGCCTGAACCGCGATTTCGGGTTCGCCATCTGCGGTCTCTTCGACACCATGATTGCCTGCCAGTTTCTCGGCGAGGAGAAGGTGGGGTTGGCCGACGTGCTCGGCAAGTACTTCGGAGTGGTCCTGGACAAGCAGTACCAGCGGGCCGACTGGGCCGCCAGGCCCCTCACCGAAGGGATGATCCGCTATGCCGCCGAGGACACCCGCCATCTGCATCGCCTGGCACGGCTGCTGGAGGAGAAACTGGCGGTCAAAGGACGTCTGGAGTGGGTCGCGGAGGAGTTCGCTCTGCTCGAGCAGGTGCGCTTTCAGGAGCAGGAGGGGCCTCTCTTCCTGCGGGCCAAGGGGGCGGCCGTCCTCGACCGCCGGCAGCTTGCGGTCCTTGAAGCGCTGTTGCAGTGGCGCGACCAGGAGGCCCGCCGCCGGGACAGCCCCCTCTTCAAGGTGCTCGGCAACAAGACGCTGCTGGAGCTGGCCAGCACCATGCCGCGCACCCTTTCGGGCCTGACCGCGGTGGAGGGGCTCTCCCCGCGACTGGCCGATCGCTGCGGAAAAGGGCTCCTCGGGGCCATTGCCGCCGGTCTGACCGTGCCCGAGAGCGATCTGCCAGTTTATCCCCGCGGCGAGCGTCGGGTCAGGGATGCCGCCGTGGACCGCCGCCTGGCCGTCCTCAAGGAGTGGCGGAAGGAGGCGGCGGCGGAGATGGAAATGGATCCCGGCATCGTCATCAACAACGCGTTGCTTGAGGAGATCGCCCGCCGGCGGCCCACCTCGTCTGCTGCCCTGGAGGGGATTCCGGGAATGAAGAACTGGCAGGCGCGGGTGCTGGGGGAGAAGATTCTGGAGGCCGTCGCAAACGATGCCTGATGTGGACTATCCCTGGGCCCATGCGCGGCGGACCGGCATATGAGGAAGCTGTACACCTTCAATATGGCGGAAAAGCCCCAGGCAGCTCTTCTCAAGGAGCGACTGGAGCAGGAAGGAATCGCCTGTCTGCTGCGCAACGTGGATCTCTCCTCCGCCCTGGGGGAGATTCCCTTCCTCGAATGCCTTCCGGAGCTCTGGGTGCTCGACGACGAGATGTTTCCCCGGGCCCGGATGCTCCTGAAGGGATGGACTGATCCCGGCGCCGGGAATAGCAAGGAGTGGATCTGTGCCGGATGCGGCGAGAGTCTGGAGGGGCAGTTCGATGCCTGCTGGAAGTGCGGTCGTTTGCGGGATTAAAAAAAGGACCGGAGTCACCGGTCCTTTTCGCATCAGGCTCTCTCCGCACTCGCCGGAGACCTCGGGTCATTTCTCCAGGGTGACGTTGCTCATGGCCCAGCTTTTGTGCTCTTCGTCAATCTGGACGTCGAAGAAGTCGCCGGGTTGACAGGAGTAAACCTTCCCCACCTGATGGGTGATGTTGTGTTGCAGGTACCTCTCTCCTCCGGCATTCACGGCCTGACAGATATTTTCGTATTCTTCGTGTCTCATAGCGGTCCTCCCCTTGCTTTTTCCCCCTTCTTTTTCTTCATTATAACACTGTCGGAAGGCAAAGGGAGGGGCGGCCTTCTGGGGGGGCACCCGTGGAATTTCCATCATATCGGCCTCTTTGGCGAATGGTGGTTGTCTGGTAAGATTAATAACAGGAGGTTTGACAAGGGCAGAAACGGGCATGAGGAGGCAGGAGGATGGCTTCGACGGAAAGAGACAAGCCGTATTCACCCCTTGATCAGAAGCAACTGCTCCGTCTTTTTGGGGAAGGTCTTCTGCCCGAGAGCGTCTTCCGGACCTTTCACGTCGAATCCACCCCCGAGGGCGGAGACTGGCATCTCTGGCTCAGGAATTTTCTCCTGGTGGTCGGAGTCGCCCTGGTGCTAGCCGGGCTATTTATCTTTTTCGCCTGGAACTGGGGGGGCATGCGTCCCTCGGTCAAATTCACCCTTCTGGAGACGGGCCTCACCGCGGCCGTACTGGCCGCCATGCTGTACGGCAGACATCGCACCGAGGAGAAGTTTTTTCTTTTCATCGCCTCGCTGATCACCGGCGTTCTCCTGGTGCTCTGCGGGCAAGTGTATCAGACCGGGGCCGATGCCTGGGAACTTCTTGCCGGCTGGTGCCTCCTCATCTTCGGCTGGGTAGCCGTCGGGCGGTCCGCTCTTCTGTGGGCGTTCTGGCTGGGGCTTGTTCATGTGGCCGTTTTCCTGTTCTGGATTCACATCGCAGGGCCGGCTTATGGGCTTTATTTCGCCGCAGTCGGCCTTTCGCTTGCGACAATCGACATCNNNNNNNNNNTTCTGGATTCACATCGCAGGGCCGGCTTATGGGCTTTATTTCGCCGCAGTCGGCCTTTCGCTTGCGACAATCGACATCCTTTTTCTCATCCTGCGTGAACAGGGTTGGAGCCGCGGCCTTGAGTGGTTGCAGGAGAAATGGACTCGCCCCCTTCTGCTCGCCCTTTCCCTCTTCTTTCTATGCCTGCCGATCATCGAAATGATCCTGTCGGGAGGCAGCTCTCTTGGGCAGATCCTGTGCGTTCCAGCCTGGCTTCTGCTGGCGGGAGGAGGATACATCCGCTACCGGCGCCCTTTACCGGATGTGGTCGCTCTGGGATTGATCATCACTTCGTGCTGCCTCCTTTTGTCGGTCCTGATCGGGCGTCTGCTCTTTGCGGGAGGGGACGGGGAGGGGAGTTTTTTTATTTTTGCCCTGCTTGTCCTGATGATTACGGGCGCAGGCGCCTTATGGCTGAGGACCCTCGCCGGAGATGCCACGGCCGCCAAGGAGTGGGCGCATGATTGAAACGGCCGAGGCGGTCAGTCGTCAGGTGGACATTCTGCGTTCGACCGGAGAATTGTCTCCGGCCGAGCTTGAAGCTATCGGGATACGTCTTCAGGAATATGCGGAGGAAGCCTCGAAGCCGGTGGTCGTACGTGTGCTCCTCGGCGTTGGGGCCTGGTGTGCCGCTGTCTTTGTGATGCTGTTCGTGCAGTTCATTCTGCAGGGAAAAGGTCTGCTGCCGTGCGGGCTGGCATGGCTGATGCTCGCGGTCGGTCTGTCCCGGACGGGCAAAGGGGTCTTTGCCTCACAAATGGCACTGGCGCTTGCCCTGGCCGGCGATATCGGAATCCTGACAGGCGTCGCCTCCGCCGTTCCGGGGGAGACTCTGGCCGTCATTGCGATCCTTCAGTTTTTTCTCAGTCTGATCCTTTATCCTCTGCTCCCCAGTTCCGTTTTCCGCTTCGCCGCCACGTTTTCCATGGCTGCCCTGGCCGCTGCATGGATGGTGGAGAAAGTCGTACTATGGCCTTTTCATCTTATGGTGGCGGCCGAGCTGATCCTGTTTATGACGCTGATTGTCCGGAAACGGCGGGCCCCCGCATATTTCCCCCTGGAGAAGGCTGTGGCTCTGCTCCTGCCCTTGA carries:
- a CDS encoding DUF4401 domain-containing protein, with the protein product MIETAEAVSRQVDILRSTGELSPAELEAIGIRLQEYAEEASKPVVVRVLLGVGAWCAAVFVMLFVQFILQGKGLLPCGLAWLMLAVGLSRTGKGVFASQMALALALAGDIGILTGVASAVPGETLAVIAILQFFLSLILYPLLPSSVFRFAATFSMAALAAAWMVEKVVLWPFHLMVAAELILFMTLIVRKRRAPAYFPLEKAVALLLPLTLLGFDLARMVHQASPLFPPSWPSGLLLCGALVVILFHPAIGLPVLPGPWKIGLPAACVLLGLFSSPGLPAALLLLILGRARGERYLTVLGWIFLPVFLGFYYDGLDIDLARKAWVIAGSGLLLLGVRRLATFRPGEEI
- a CDS encoding HRDC domain-containing protein; this encodes MPVPILTTTAEIEELADDLGRETVIAVDLEADSMHCYKEKVCLLQFSTPERTVLVDPLAVGNLSSLAPVLADPKVRKIFHAADYDIRCLNRDFGFAICGLFDTMIACQFLGEEKVGLADVLGKYFGVVLDKQYQRADWAARPLTEGMIRYAAEDTRHLHRLARLLEEKLAVKGRLEWVAEEFALLEQVRFQEQEGPLFLRAKGAAVLDRRQLAVLEALLQWRDQEARRRDSPLFKVLGNKTLLELASTMPRTLSGLTAVEGLSPRLADRCGKGLLGAIAAGLTVPESDLPVYPRGERRVRDAAVDRRLAVLKEWRKEAAAEMEMDPGIVINNALLEEIARRRPTSSAALEGIPGMKNWQARVLGEKILEAVANDA
- a CDS encoding DUF2007 domain-containing protein; this translates as MRKLYTFNMAEKPQAALLKERLEQEGIACLLRNVDLSSALGEIPFLECLPELWVLDDEMFPRARMLLKGWTDPGAGNSKEWICAGCGESLEGQFDACWKCGRLRD
- a CDS encoding DUF2157 domain-containing protein, whose translation is MASTERDKPYSPLDQKQLLRLFGEGLLPESVFRTFHVESTPEGGDWHLWLRNFLLVVGVALVLAGLFIFFAWNWGGMRPSVKFTLLETGLTAAVLAAMLYGRHRTEEKFFLFIASLITGVLLVLCGQVYQTGADAWELLAGWCLLIFGWVAVGRSALLWAFWLGLVHVAVFLFWIHIAGPAYGLYFAAVGLSLATIDI